The segment gtttaaccatgtcctggatgtaggaagggccagatccattcgcagcatggtacgcaagtaccagtgtcttgaagtggattctagcagttaccggaagccagtggagggagtggaggagcggcgtggtgtgggaaaattttggaaggttgaagaccagacgagctgctgcattctggatgagctgcagaggtcggatggcacatgcaggtagaccagccaggagggagttgcagtagtctaggcgtgaggtgacgagagcctggaccagaacctgcgtcgatttctgggtcagctgtgggcgtatcttcctgatgttgaaaagcgtgtatctgcagcagcgggttgtagcagcgatgtttgcagtaaacgacaggttgttatctaggataacacccagattccttgcagtctgagtcggggaaacaacagaggggccgatgttgataggaaggaaaagcacttcagttttgtcaaggttgagcttgagatgatgagcggacatccactgagagatgtcagctaaacaagcagagatgcgtgcgacgacctgggtctctgagcggggaaaggacagaattaattgggtgttgtcagcgtagcagtggtatgaaaaaccatgcgggctaatgacagatccgagcgagtttgtgtacagggagaagaggagaggaccaagaacagagccctgagggacccctgtagttaattgacaagggtcggactcagaccctctccaagtaaccctgtaggtgcggtctttgaggaatgaggtgaggagggaaagtgcagagcctgaaactccaagttcttggagagtgtgaaggaggatctgatggtttaCCGTgtcaaatgcagcagacaggtccaacaggatgaggacagaggagagggaggctgctttagcagtgtgcagttcctcagtgacagcaatgagagcagtttctgtggagtgacctgcctgggctaaacctcacaagggtaagcctattactaagcaacgactatcccactggatcgtggaggcgattgctttggcctatacgagtcagaagctgcaagcacctttgggtctgcgggctcactcgactcggggcctggctacatcctgggctttgttcaagggtgtttccatccaggatatctgtgcggcGGTAAGCTGGTCTATAGTATATAGCTTTCTCTTAACTTAATCTAACTTTTAATTCAAACTTTTCTTGTTTGTTTCCTCAGATAACTCTTCAATCATCCTCACGCCAAGTTTATCTTCTAAGTGTGGCTTCGCCATCAAGAAAGACCACCTGGGAAACGCTGTGATTTATGCCTCCGTCCAAaactgttttgctcaaaatgtgGTAAAAACGACTGAATGCTAGTTTGTGACGCAGCACCAAATGTTTCTTTTGACGTGGCAATTCATTTTGAGACTTGTTTCCATGTGTTTTTAGGATGATAAAGCATTCACAACAAAACTAGGTCTGCGGCTACAATCTGACAATGTGGTAGACGAGTTTTACCTGGTGGAAGAAACTTGCTactactcttcctgggcctccCGGGAAATTATCTGTAGACCCAACTACATGGAGGCAAGTGAACGCAGCATGGCATGTTCCCGTCTAGATGATTAGTGGCCTGATGCCTCGTACGAGTGTCAAGGCCGGTACATTTCATGTCACTGCAGAGATTGATTATCACTtatggagtggcctcatttctaGGTGTCTGTGAAAAAAGCAGCTCCAAATGATTATAACCTGCCTGCATACCCCTACTCGGATCCCCGAAAAGCTGCTGAGGTAAGATTGGCTAATTTtgcctttttttttcttcttttcttaTTCTAGAAACATCTTGTATGTAATGTCTTGATATTTGCTTCACAGCAGCCCATGGACGCAGGCTTCAGAATCGCCACAGTGGTGTTCCTCACTCCTGAGGAGAGGGTCATGCAGGTGGACGAAGCCCAGAGAAATGGTTATGGGATCTCAAGCACTCTTACCAGGCTGGTTCTGCGAAGCCCAAATCCTTCACGTGAAACATACACCAAGGATGTAAGTGGACTGCAGTTCACTGAGATTCAAACAACTCTCACTTGATATCTTTCCCCTCAGGCAGACTTGTTGAATCACTTGCAGCCCATTAGGTACTTGCTTACACTTACAGCCATAGATACAATAATGTAATCCGATGGATTACTTTGTCTGGAATCTAGTTGGCACTCTTAAATCAGTGAGTTCTTATTTATAACCCCCCATATTTTTAGGAGGGAAATTATTATGTTGCCACGGTACGCATTTACATCCACATGTTGTGTAATCTCCCCCCACAGGTAGCAGGTGTGCCGATGACTGTGCTCAGCACCTCGATTATATTTGAGAAGACGAAGCTGACGACTCAACTTTATGCAGGAGCAGCTTGTCCTCAAGCTCAGGGTAATGTAAAGAGACACACTGATGTCATGTCTTCTAGTGTTTTTCACTGGGAATTTGGGACACTTTTTACTGTCaggaattaaaaaaaacatctgcCACTATTATTTCTGATTCcagcatttttttaaatatcaaacTTTTCTAAAAATGGAGCCAAAAATATCTTCACCAGAATTTGTATCTACGAAGaagtgctttatttatttaaatgacactTTAAGgatgtgttactgtatgtcgTTGTAAAGCTGCTAAATTCATAATTTGAATTCTCCTTTTTCAGattgtttaaataaaatacGAAGGATTAACCATTTGTTCAGTCAAAATGTTTTGAGGATTTCATTATTTCTGAAACGTTAGCCCTTTTCCTTAAAACGTTCCATGTTAGACCCTAAGTgctgtatatatattttgttggtGTACAGGTGGGGTTTTCTTTACTGAAACCTCAATCCGCTGGTTCCTGCCGAGGCGCATTGCCCCTCTGATTTGCCCGAAACACTTCAGActgttggaggtgaacatgggCGTCAATGGGAGGAAGCTCGAAGCTTCAGAGATATCGGCCAGAAGCTATTCCCTGACTCTCGATAACCTTTACGTCATTGTTGAAATTCCTATTGGGGCTGCTGGTTGCCAGATCAAGGTTAGATAAAACAATTTAGTCCATAAATTGACGAGGTCGTTTTAGTCATGTagctatgaaaaaaaaaaaaacctgaaatACTACAAAAGGGCAAAATGTAGATGTTTATATTTCTTGGATCTAAAGAATTTCTCACAACAGTGGAGAAATCGGCGTAGTTAAATGGTACATTAAAGTCATTTTAGACTTTAGAGACAGTTTAACAAGCATTCACACTTTGTTGTTTCATGGAAGataacactactgaaatcctgttGGTATgtacaaaacaaatgtaaacgGATCGTTTGAGTATGTTTGTCTGTTGCAACATCTAGTGCTTCATTGCCAGACaaatttccctttttcttttaatctgtAGATGATGATGTTATTCAGGAAAGGCCTTACTCAGGATGTTTGTTTATGCAGAGTCATGTCCAGGATGGTCAGTACTTCACTTCTTATATGAATGAGCTGATGCTCGAGTTGCTCTGGACTGAAGACGACACTAATGAGGACACGAGATACAAAGTCTTCCTCCCCGTCGAGACCCCCCTGCAGCTTCAACCTCCACAAGTCATTGACGGTGAGTCATATTATCTTGGTACTCATGCTACTTTTTTTACATAAATTGCAACCTGCCTAAATTTCTTCGTTTTTGACCTACAGCCACTGTTCCCAAGGAGATGATGTTTAAGGCGTCGATTGGGCCGGTGGGCTATGATGTAATGCTAAAGAACATCAGGTCCCCCTATGAGGTTTTGTCCTTGGCCGACTGCTTTGCCAGAGGCTTTAAAGTCTTTGACAACATGTCCCCTAACGGCTGCTCTAAGGTCTATACTGTTGAAGTGCCCTTCACGGACCGTGTCGTAGGACAAATGGTGAGCCTTACACTCAACGTGGGaaatgcatttatttttttcttctgtcAGCTAATAACTATCTGTTTCTCCCAACAGAAAGAAATGGGGGTTACAATGTACACCCTTTATCTGACCTTTGGCTTCCTGGTCCTGCCAAAGCATGCTCCATTTACTGCCACTGCTTATCTGAGAGCTAAACTGGAAGACATAGGTCTGTACCCATGGATAAGAGGAATTCATAACAAAACGAGCACAGTTGTTTCAAAGTATTTTCCTCCCTCTGCAGATCCTCCGTCTGTAGCTCCTCCCTCTGTAGCTCCTCCCTCTATAGCTCCTGCCTCTATCTCAGGTAGCTGTGATGATAAGAATTTCTATGTCCTCGTGAAATACGGGACCAAAGGATTCAACTTTCAGACCATAATGGGAAAACGAATGCTGAACGAGAGCCTGGCTCAGCAGTACGGCATCATGGAGAACGACACACATTTCAGTTTGATTGTACCATCTTCTGCAGCTGATGCTACGGTCGAGGTATGACTCTTAACCAAAGTTTTAAATGTGCAGGGATTTAGCAACATTTGTCAAGATGATAGTCCTCTATAAATCATAATGTATTGTTTCTGAAAACTTCTCAGGCTGTTGCGTCGTCATCCATCAAGAGCAGACTGGATGTGACTCTGAGATATCCGAAGACCAACAAAACTATCCAAGACTTCTCCTTGGCTTGCAACTTCGTCACAAAGCTGATTGGTTTGTTAAAGAGAATACGTTTTCTTATGTAGGCTTGAATCTCCAATGCATACACATGTCTGATCGTCTTTTTCAGAGTGTTTCCCTAATGGGACCATCACGGCTATGGCTATAACCCTGGAGTCTGTTCCCAGTCTGAACCCCCGACGGCTCACCCTCAGAGACCCCGCCTGTGGTCCCACATACAGCAACGACCAGTACGCTTATTTTGTCTTCACTGCAAACTCCTGTGGGACGACCAGAAAGGTAAAGCATGCTGCTGAACAGCTTGCTGATTGCGGTAGGATTAAAACTGAGAAACGACTTCTTTCAATTTTTGTCTTTTCTTAGTTTTTGCCCAatatgatgctgtatgagaatgaAATCTCCATCACAGATGAACTTGAATTGGGAAAGCTGTCACAGTCGAAGGAGCCGGAGTTTGAGTGAGTATCTCGAGACTTAGAATCACCAAGCTGAAGGTTGGATGATTAATCTATTATCAAAGCTGTTTGAAAACTGACATGGAAGATTAATTAACAAAGTGCTTCCGGTTTTGTAAATGTCAGCTTTTTAATGCTTTCTGTTTTGTCTTAACAAGATAAACTTCAGGTCATTGGGTTTTAGACTTTTGGTCAGAAAAGAAAAATTCTCATCTtggacattattcacagttgcATGTTTTTGGAGCAAAACGGTTAAAGGCGGCCTATTTTCAGTTACAAAAACCATATTTGTAACTCGATGGGAAAACttcaaaaaaatacatttaaaaaatcagtTATTTGTAGCCGTAAACATTCATATTCACCATTATGTAAACTGACAGTCTGACgccaactttaaaacaaatgcagaGACTTTGTAGGCTAACCACGTGACACAACTTAGAACTTTAAAGACTCTTAATGCTTGCCAAGGATTAGATTTATTTTTGAAGTCTTTGAAGTCCTCCCAAAGCTagaaactggggggaaataagaGTTCTATCATGTCAACACATTGAAAAAGCTTAATGCAAAGAGACAGGATAACACTTTCTATCAAAATGCAGGATTTTGGGTAACTTGGAGACAGTTCATATGAATGTAGTTACTTTAAGTAAttggaatgtttttttttcataaagTTATTCTTTAAACCAATGAACTGAGTTGGCACCTGGGATGTTGACTACATCCAAGTTAAACTCTTCTGCATTATGTACCTTAATGTTTCTATTCCTCTCTGAATCCTTAATAATTCGGGCCAACATGTTCTGCTTCACTTCAGACGACTCCTACAGTGCGTTTCACCGCGTAGAGGACGATCCCATCACAAAGTACCTACAACAGCCGCTGTATTTCGAGGTGGAACTGATGGGATCTTACAACCCTAAAGTATCTCTTGAGCTGGCGCACTGCTGGGCGACGCTGGAGGAGGACAAGATGTCCCTCCCTCAATGGGACCTCATTGTTAACAGGTaacttgtatatatatatatatatatatatatttttttttttctctcaatTAACTGTTTGTCAAACTGTACAAAAGGGATGGTTTAAAAATCATAGGGTGCTAATGTTGCAGACTTTAGGACATCTTTAcccaaataaaatatttttattttctccatcaGTTGTGCAAACTCAAGGGACCCGCACCCAGTGATCTTCCACTCTGGTTTGCCTAAGGGCAGAGTTCATTATCCTTCCAACTTCAAGCGGTTTGAGGTCCCTATGTTTGCCTTTGCTGAAGACAAGGATAACTTGAACCGCCAGGTACTATCAGTCATAAGAATAAATGgtcttgttttttattttttgatgtTCAGACTTTGGAAAACAAAAGTACGCTGTCTAgaacaacccttaaatctgtTCATATCTTGTAGGTCTTTGTCCACTGTGAGGTGGTCATCTGTGATGTTAGAAATCCAGTGGATGTGCAGTGTTCAGACCAGGACAACACGATGAAGGGTATGCGCTCATACATGCTGATTTCATTATCCAGTAATGTACAATAAGGTTTACACGTGTTGGCTCAAATTATCAAATGTGACGATGGCTTTTGAATAAAGTGGctaagatatatatattttcttttttctcccaCAGGTCAAAAACTTGCCGTTTCAGATGACCCTGGTTTCAAAAGCGTGACTTCGGGACCAATCATTATAATGTGCTCCTAAACAAAGTCCtaataaaatatttaaaaataattcaCGCTTATAGTATTTACTTGGGAATATTGGAGATTTTTTTCATCTATAGTTGTGTTTTCTATGGTTATGGGGAGGTCCAAACTGATTCTCCATTCCAAATCACATATATTtaaatgtagtatgtactgCTTTTTTGGATTTCCAGTGAATAAGTCGTCTTGCCAATAACGAAGTAAATGCCAGAATATCAAATTGCCCCGAGTTGTATCCGTTATCTTCTGGGCACCCAAATATGGCAATATGGGGACAGACTTTCACAGTGAGTATTTTTGAGATATCCTCAAAACTTCTGCCAAAAGGAAAACCCTAATGGGCAGGAGAAGAACATATGGGATAGATTGCAGGGAGAGGCTTGACATTTGTCACAGATGTCAATAACAGTGGGATATATTTGTGACAATCGTGCCTTTGAGAAATGAACCCTGTACAGCACCTTGAACTGTATGAGAGTGAGACGAGCACAGGATGAACTCGTATGAATCCTGTTAAGAGCAGTGTCCCACCAGTGATCACCCAAGCTCACACCTAGCTCAGCCTCCCAGGCAGCCTTGATGTTAGTGGTATGTGTGTGAGCTGTCATCGGTCAGGAGTttgttatatatttttgaaataagTGACTTTTGAAGGGGATCGGAACAAAGAAACTCATCCCATATTTGATTAGGGGGTGGAGAGGGAAAGGATGGAAACAGGGATTTGGTACGGTGTCTAATTTGGAAATAACGAAAAAGGTGAGATGTTGGGATTTCAAATTCCCTTGATATATCAGTAAAACTACGAAAGGTATTATCCTTATAAAGCTCTCTAAAAGTCCTCAGGCCCTTCTCATGCCATACAGAGAAAGTGGGGTCAGCTAAGGCAGGTCGGAATAAATAGTTTCCCAATAAGGGAGCTAAAGTGGATGCAGAAGTAAACTTAAAATGCCTCCTAAATTGGTGGTAGTAGTAGATTTACTTATGGGTGCCTTTCCATTCCATAAAAAGCCAGAAATAATCTGATCAAGAgtcttaaaaaaatgtttacgtAGCAATAGGGGGAGACATTGGAAAATAAATAGGTACTTAGGAAGAATGTTCATTTTAACCGTGTTAATTTTACCTATAAGCGACAGAGGTAAACTCTTCCATCCTTGAAGGTCTGACTTGATTTTAGACATTAAAGGGGAGATATTGGCAGCGAAAAGGTAACTTAGTGTTCTTGTTACATTGATACCTAGATACATAAAGCCAGAAGGGCTCAATCTGAAGGGGACATCGGACTTGTTCAATTGTGATGCCAGAGCGTTAACAGGATAACATTCCTTTTGGAAATATTCACTTTGTAACCTGAGAATGAACCAAATTTCGTAAAAAGATACAATTGCTGGTATAGAGTTACTGGAGCTTGAGACATACAACAATAAATCATCCGCGTACAGGGACAATTTAAATTCCATCCCCAGCCGCGATATCCCAGTGAAAGTGTTTGAGGTCCTCAGATATATTGATAAAGGCTCTATGGCTAACGCAAAAAGCAAAGGAGATGGTGGACATCCCTGACGGGTTCCTCTGGATAAAGTAATATAAGGAGATTGAATGCCATTAGTGGAAATACTAGCTTGTGGGGATGTATAAAGAAGGcgtatccatgaaataaatataTGACCCAGCCCAAATGTACTCAGTACAGTAAGTAAATAGTAAATAGGGCCAGGAGCTTTTTTATTTTGCATGTTATTTATAGCGAGGGAGATCTCATCTGAGGTTAATGGAGAATCAAGTTCTTTTGAAACACCAGGACCTATAGTAGGGAAATTGAGATTGTCAAAGAAAGCGCCCATCTCAGAAGTGTCGGATGGCGATTCAGACTTGTATAGAAAAGAATAGAATGAGCCAAAGACTGAGTTAATGGTACTAGGATCGGTATGCACCGTGCCTGATGAATCTTTTATCTGGAGGAGTAAACGTGAGGCTGCCTGACGATGCAATTGGTGGGCCAAAAGGCGCCTCGCCTTATCACCATGCTCATAATACGTTGAACGTGAGCGTAAAAGAAGGCGCTCTGCATCAGTAGTTATGAGATCAAATTCCATCTGTAATTCAACTCGATCTTTGTGTAAATTGGGAGAGAGACAAATGGCTAATTGCTGatctatttttttttatcttgcaCGATATATCATTAATTTTGGCAGAACGAGTTTTATTTAACTGCGCAGAATAAGAGATGATTTGGCCCCGTAGGTAGGCTTTTAATGATTCCCACAGCAGAGAACAAGAGATGGGTTCATTGTCGTTTTGATTGTTTGTAATaaaattatcaattgaaattgCAATAAATGTATTACATTTGTCATCTGACAACAGCAAAGTATTAAACCTCCACGGCGTTGAGTATCGTGGTTGTGGTGAAATCCAAATATCCGGTGAAATCCAAATATCCAGAGAAAGAGGAGCGTGGTCGGAAATTACAATAGGGTGATATTTAACTGACGACACTTTGGTAATAAGTTTGACATCGATGAAGAAATAATCAATTCGAGAAAAGGGTTTGTGCATATGAGAAAAGAAGGAATATTCCTTAATGCGGGGGTTAGGTCTCccaaggtctcccttgaaaaagagatctatgatctcaatgggaccaatctggttaaataaaggtttgaaatgaaatgaatagaATCTCCAGGGGTCAACCCAGCCGTTCTTGGACATGAAATCAGAAAGAGTTTTTGACATGAGTGATGCGGTCAGCATTTTAGGAGAAGAACGATCTAGACTGGGATCGACAACGAGGTTCATATCCCCTCCAAATATAAGCAGGTTAttatgcagtgacggaagacaTTCAAAAAGCTTGTTCATGAAGTGTGGGTTATCAAAATTTGGGGCATAAATATTGACTAACGATACAGGAACATGAAACAGTGTGCCTGAGATAATTAAATATCTACCATTGTCATCGCTATACACTTGGACGATGTGAAATTAACAGACTTACCAATTAAAATGGCAACCCCTCTGGATTTAGagttgaagtttgaatggaacACCTCAGAAACCCATGGACACTTAAGCCTGACCTGGTCTGTGGAGCGCATATGGGTTTCTTGTAGAAACATTATGTCTGCATTAAGTCGTTTCAGATGAGCAAATACCCTGGATCTCTACCTTTAATGTTCCAGCTTACAAACTTCACTGGTGAGCCAGTATGAGCGATTCCTAAATTGCTAGTATTGGTGGACATTTACTGAGGACTTTCTATAAAGAGAGAACTGACTATGAAGCACCACCCCGAAAGAGACATAGAGGGAAACAAAGCAAtagaaaaaataaattaaattaaaactgcggtcgcagtgatgagcgggccatCGCGTCcttgcgcctgtcggggagggcagCCGGTTGTCATTTCTCAAATGTTCGCGTCCCAGACTCCCAGGTCCTCCGGCAGCGACCCGGAAACGGatgtcctagcacttggcacatttaataaaacaacatcacgagatctcaggcaatacgtactttcaattcgtcgagagatcagagagcagatataaaaaggtatttcacccaacatggctttataaatgaacttgtaccaatgactgagcctccgtacagttagtgaaggcagacctgccttggcatacagggtacagtgatgagtaagtgctttacagttagtaacaaatctcagagcactgtgatacgcagcatctaacttttccaggcaatgggcaggtgcattcatatcaaatcaccatagtccagcacagttaaaaaggtcacagtgactagccttttcctggcttcaaatgagaaacaggacttgttcctgtagaagaaacctcgccaaaccctcagctttttaagcagattagtgacctgaagtttaaaagtaagacaatcatcaagccagataccaaggtatttgtaacaggcaacaacttcaagttttgttccttgcgtagttacaatatcaaaaacaggctctggtgtcttttttgcttttgaaaagagcattaccttggttttatccacatttaaaagaagctttaattcagagaactgagtctgaatagtgttaaaaacagcctgtaatttaacaacagcgtctttaatggagggacctgcacaatacattacagtatcatccgcataaaaatgtaaagtagcttcatccacattatcacctaaactgttgatatatatggagaataaaagtggtcctaaaacagaaccttgtggtacaccattagaaatgtgtaaccactcagaagacagtccatcaaaatgaacacattgggacctttcagagaggtagttcacaaaccactccactgcaaggctggatatgccaatactgagtagcctctgctttaaaatgcgatgatcaacgatgtcaaacgctttggaaaggtcaatatatatacagaatatatacaaacaataatCAAGTGTTAGATTACAGTCATTATAAGGAGGCTCAAAGGAAAAATCAAAAGCACATGTGATTTTAAGGAAAAGTTTaatttattattaactgtggatTATTTTGTTGCTTCTTCAAatataaaaaagtaatatatgtaTAATATACAAATCTACTTTTGCTGAacaataaatactttttttacaCTActgaaaaatgtgtgtttttccttTCCATACATATggttttacaatatgttcttaaTAAACTAGGCATACATCAGctcaccctgtgtgtgtgtgtgtggtgtgtgtgtgtgtgtgtgtgtgtgtgtgtgtgtgtgtgtgtgtgtgtgtgtgtgtgtgtgtgtgtgtgtgtgtgtgtgtgtgtgtgtgtgtgtgtgtgtgtgtgtgtgtgtgtgtgtgtgtgtgtgtgtgtgtgcaacccagtctcacggcatttcgtgttcaccaacacgatttttaatctattgattcgtgttcaccaacacgatttgcccctttttttttttcgtgttgcacagcacgattttaaaagcgatgtatttctactggtaatgtgtttcgtgcctgcaggctgcagcacgtctttttctccggtcgggtcgaggaagaccggaagctgtgtggttcataaaaacatgttcttactcaatatcaagccacagttattgcttttattttaaatcgtataatttcggactgttgttgccgtctgtgaggaaaataaatggggctcagagcctcaggatactgaaatctgtattttttaaatctttttttccttctaatttgttattcttttcaaaataacacactgttatttactcagcaataacacacaattatccttgcttttatttattggtttaattccataatctcgggcttttttggcagtgccgtcaggaactgaatttcaaaataaatataaccgaaAACAGATGTactgtaggcatttcgagcgattacccaagatcctcagctatggttttaagctcgctgattggatgtgttagccgcaatgcatgctgggatttggtgtttatattatatgaaatccggaaaacattttaaaagaataaaataatacttaattccgagtgctcttgcttttctctttgaaagtcatcacataacggcattgtaatacacggttcggctgcattacatattacagatctaccgtagttctttatttagagagccctgatgagaagacctttggaaaaactggaagaaatgccaccgaaactgaatacttgacgtggatcataaatatatcaacaattaaacaacatcttcaatttctcttcacacaatacgtctccttgcagtatcaacactaattcggctgacttttacatttgatctaattcatagataggttatatttacaccataacggtgcacagctgatagaaaaggactgtagtttttaaagatattactgattttctttgaatgtaagaatgtaaatactgagtctgaaatagtatagcaatatgctgtaaaatgatgtgaaagcatgcataaaactatacatcttcagatgttgtacatacacactaataatacaaagtta is part of the Pseudochaenichthys georgianus chromosome 24, fPseGeo1.2, whole genome shotgun sequence genome and harbors:
- the LOC117439653 gene encoding uncharacterized protein, which gives rise to MIRPAPEELKPLLQAVNTLVISTAECEHNSSIILTPSLSSKCGFAIKKDHLGNAVIYASVQNCFAQNVDDKAFTTKLGLRLQSDNVVDEFYLVEETCYYSSWASREIICRPNYMEVSVKKAAPNDYNLPAYPYSDPRKAAEQPMDAGFRIATVVFLTPEERVMQVDEAQRNGYGISSTLTRLVLRSPNPSRETYTKDVAGVPMTVLSTSIIFEKTKLTTQLYAGAACPQAQGGVFFTETSIRWFLPRRIAPLICPKHFRLLEVNMGVNGRKLEASEISARSYSLTLDNLYVIVEIPIGAAGCQIKSHVQDGQYFTSYMNELMLELLWTEDDTNEDTRYKVFLPVETPLQLQPPQVIDATVPKEMMFKASIGPVGYDVMLKNIRSPYEVLSLADCFARGFKVFDNMSPNGCSKVYTVEVPFTDRVVGQMKEMGVTMYTLYLTFGFLVLPKHAPFTATAYLRAKLEDIGLYPWIRGIHNKTSTVVSKYFPPSADPPSVAPPSVAPPSIAPASISGSCDDKNFYVLVKYGTKGFNFQTIMGKRMLNESLAQQYGIMENDTHFSLIVPSSAADATVEAVASSSIKSRLDVTLRYPKTNKTIQDFSLACNFVTKLIECFPNGTITAMAITLESVPSLNPRRLTLRDPACGPTYSNDQYAYFVFTANSCGTTRKFLPNMMLYENEISITDELELGKLSQSKEPEFEILDDSYSAFHRVEDDPITKYLQQPLYFEVELMGSYNPKVSLELAHCWATLEEDKMSLPQWDLIVNSCANSRDPHPVIFHSGLPKGRVHYPSNFKRFEVPMFAFAEDKDNLNRQVFVHCEVVICDVRNPVDVQCSDQDNTMKGQKLAVSDDPGFKSVTSGPIIIMCS